One stretch of Tachysurus fulvidraco isolate hzauxx_2018 chromosome 12, HZAU_PFXX_2.0, whole genome shotgun sequence DNA includes these proteins:
- the LOC113651309 gene encoding uncharacterized protein LOC113651309, whose amino-acid sequence MHEQRAAKNERAFHKAYDLWKQTAKDIRTRLKTFCSAEELEGSQRDIGSKQATVKQHYEAIQRNHSVTSNIVKKMDACVTLTADVCDLVSKRLENIEEVFNDQLEKERVRMVLNKDEYESVFGKTDTETVISELRSDHSNATSWSSNKHADAEADLAAKQEQARVMQLLHAQQARVDQLESEWKLKETRMLAEIKKGEAETKSKLEQEKTKLQQLQADVEVKVAAARVRAYNNFGGIKGGETNLKFLSDYQTNEPPSLLDPQAIPFLPRPTSPSMSATQEEVNLAKAIASSFTLSRLPVPEPTKFTGDPLEFMDWKISFNALIGHKALPANEKLLYLKSYLAGEARKAVEGFFYQNSEEAYRSAWTVLEDRYGSSFIVQRAFRDKLRKWPKIAANDPIALREFADFLQGCAAAIPYVKGLAILNDCEENHKLLKKLPEWVVRRWSRIVVDKLDKFGEYPSFADFTRFLEKEARVVCNSVASPFLINTKPTDERVPKRAKALNTSTYVRNPTPALPERLKPPCLCCKDETHGVARCPTFAAKTADEKKAFIYEHHLCFGCLRKGHTTKECKRRHTCSTCGKRHPTCLHRERNVNPEQTVSKNPTASGHGASEETHKVMTRVLTRNVSATSSIVPVFVSSTTEPQKEILTYALLDTQSDSTFILEDLASELNVNMQSVQLKLSTMTAVNSVIASKTVSGLQVRGLNTNAHVKLQQAYTRDFIPVDRSHIPTNSTALQWSHLRHLQNKLPSLQDCDVGLLIGYDCPSALAPLEVVIGHETEPFAQRTALGWSIIGTVNPLLDRQGRQSFVHRIAVKEIPVPAAADVLKILEADFNERSYEEKYASQEDISFIQLLSDKIRQKENGHYEMPLPFKGNGLPSLPNNKRLATVRLQHLKKRLKSNRQYYDHYLTFMDEIIERGDAELAPPASEGDTVWYIPHHGVYHPRKPDKLRVVFDCSAKFCGISLNDTLLTGPDLINSLVGVLCRFRREAVAVTCDIERMFHQFYVSPEGRNYLRFLWWKDGQLETEPQEYRMTVHLFGAASSPGCANFGLKYLAQQHKANYPLASEFVEKNFYVDDGLISVPTVQEAKDLILQTQQLCKVAGLHLHKFNSNQIDVLSCVAPSERAVATNSLNLQLDVIPDRHVLGIQWLIENDTFTFNLNTKDHPSTRRGLLAVIASLFDPLGFVAPFTLMGKRILQELCRRGIEWDDPIPECMRSRWEQWKNGLQGLKEIAIPRCYHPHNFGNIVRVELHHFSDASIVGYGSCSYLSYKNDKDEIHCCLVMAKARVAPLKIISIPRLELSAAVTSAKMSVMLKAELEIKIDEEFFWTDSQVVLAYINNEARRFNVFVANRVQLIRECTDPSQWHYVDTAQNPADHASRGLEAGEISSVSWLSGPKFLWEQEALSPPKPSTELLVGDPKVKSIRVFVSQVSAVEDIISRLSRFSMWTTVVKVVARIKRLGSKLKQHSDFVTVEERKGAAKVIINLIQQQAFSKELNILKGDLKEATLPRSSPLFRLDPILNEGLLRVGGRLKGSTLSQELKHPIILPKDSHITKLILSHYHNQIHHQGRTQTLMELRANGFWTIGGSKSVAKLIHKCVWCRKLRRPAEEQRMSELPVERCEASAPFTFCGMDCFGPFVVKKGRKEHKRYGLIFTCLYSRAVHIEMLEDMSTDALINALRCFVSLRGAVSQLRCDQGSNFVGAKNELKEALKQCDTKALETFLADKQCEFIFNAPSASHAGGIWERQIRSIRSVLNVTIAQCQGRLDEASLRTLFYEAMAIINSRPLHVDVINDPMSLEPLTPNHIILMKSKTALPPPGKFVKEDMYAAKRWRRVQYLVEQFWSRWKKEYLLNVSVRQKWHTPRRNLKVDDIVIIKEDSLPRNEWRLGRVVETTEGIDGLVRRVKVQVAERKMSGKNYHHSKPSVIERPIQRLVLLIESE is encoded by the coding sequence ATGCATGAACAGCGTGCAGCAAAAAATGAAAGGGCATTCCACAAAGCCTATGATCTTTGGAAGCAGACAGCAAAGGACATTAGAACAAGATTGAAAACTTTCTGCTCAGCTGAAGAACTTGAAGGAAGCCAAAGGGACATAGGATCTAAACAAGCCACTGTGAAACAACATTACGAAGCCATTCAACGCAACCATAGTGTTACATCAAACATTGTTAAGAAAATGGATGCATGTGTCACCTTGACTGCTGATGTTTGTGATCTTGTCAGTAAAAGATTAGAGAACATAGAAGAAGTTTTCAATGATCAACTTGaaaaggagagagtgagaatggTACTTAATAAGGATGAGTACGAGTCTGTCTTTGGGAAAACAGATACTGAAACGGTAATCTCAGAGTTGAGATCAGACCACTCAAATGCCACCTCCTGGTCTTCCAACAAACATGCAGATGCTGAAGCAGACCTGGCTGCCAAACAAGAACAAGCAAGGGTTATGCAGTTGCTACATGCACAACAAGCAAGAGTTGATCAACTGGAGAGCGAATGGAAACTCAAAGAAACACGAATGCTAGCAGAGATCAAGAAAGGTGAAGctgaaacaaaatcaaaacttgAGCAGGAAAAAACTAAGTTACAGCAGCTACAAGCAGACGTCGAAGTAAAGGTAGCAGCAGCTCGTGTAAGAGCATACAATAATTTTGGTGGCATTAAAGGGGGAGAAACTAATCTTAAGTTCCTCTCCGATTACCAAACCAATGAACCTCCATCTTTGTTAGACCCACAAGCTATACCATTCCTGCCACGTCCTACGTCACCATCTATGTCAGCGACTCAGGAAGAGGTCAATCTGGCCAAGGCAATTGCAAGCTCATTCACTCTGAGCCGATTACCAGTCCCAGAGCCAACAAAATTCACTGGCGATCCTTTAGAGTTTATGGACTGGAAGATATCCTTTAATGCCCTCATTGGCCATAAGGCACTCCCTGCTAATGAAAAATTGCTCTATCTCAAGAGTTATCTTGCAGGTGAAGCACGCAAAGCAGTAGAGGGATTTTTCTACCAAAACTCGGAAGAAGCATATAGGAGTGCCTGGACAGTTCTTGAAGATCGGTATGGAAGTTCATTCATAGTACAAAGAGCTTTCAGAGACAAACTTCGGAAGTGGCCAAAGATCGCAGCCAATGACCCGATTGCACTGAGAGAGTTTGCTGATTTCCTTCAGGGATGTGCTGCAGCTATACCCTATGTTAAAGGATTGGCAATTTTGAATGATTGTGAAGAAAATCACAAGCTTCTTAAGAAACTTCCTGAATGGGTGGTGCGCAGGTGGAGTCGTATAGTCGTGGATAAATTAGACAAATTTGGCGAATATCCAAGTTTTGCTGACTTCACAAGGTTCCTCGAAAAGGAAGCTCGAGTAGTATGTAATTCAGTAGCCTCTCCTTTCCTAATTAACACCAAACCCACAGATGAGAGAGTGCCAAAGAGAGCCAAAGCACTTAACACAAGCACTTACGTAAGAAATCCTACTCCAGCGTTACCTGAAAGGCTAAAGCCACCTTGCTTATGTTGTAAGGATGAAACACATGGTGTTGCAAGATGTCCAACCTTTGCAGCAAAGACTGCAGATGAGAAAAAGGCCTTCATTTATGAGCATCATCTTTGTTTCGGATGCCTAAGAAAGGGGCACACAACCAAGGAGTGTAAAAGGCGCCACACCTGCAGCACATGTGGTAAACGTCATCCAACCTgtctacacagagagagaaatgtaaatcCAGAGCAAACTGTAAGTAAAAATCCCACAGCTTCAGGACATGGAGCAAGTGAAGAAACCCACAAGGTTATGACTCGTGTATTGACACGGAACGTTTCTGCCACCTCTAGCATTGTCCCTGTTTTTGTGTCATCAACAACAGAACCTCAGAAGGAGATTCTCACATATGCTCTTCTTGACACCCAAAGTGATTCAACCTTCATCTTGGAGGACTTAGCCTCAGAACTAAATGTGAACATGCAGTCAGTACAACTCAAGCTCAGTACTATGACAGCTGTCAACTCAGTGATAGCAAGTAAAACTGTTAGTGGTTTACAAGTTCGGGGACTGAACACCAATGCACATGTCAAACTGCAGCAAGCATATACACGAGATTTTATCCCAGTAGATAGGTCTCATATCCCCACCAATAGCACAGCACTTCAGTGGTCTCATTTAAGACACCTGCAAAATAAGTTACCCTCATTGCAAGACTGCGATGTAGGATTGTTAATTGGCTATGACTGTCCATCAGCACTAGCTCCCTTAGAGGTCGTCATAGGTCATGAAACCGAGCCCTTTGCTCAAAGAACTGCACTAGGCTGGAGCATTATAGGAACAGTTAACCCTCTCTTAGATAGACAGGGAAGACAGAGTTTTGTTCATCGAATCGCTGTGAAAGAGATACCTGTGCCAGCTGCTGCTGATGTGCTGAAGATCTTAGAAGCAGATTTCAATGAGAGGAGTTATGAGGAAAAGTATGCATCCCAAGAGGACATCAGTTTCATACAACTCTTAAGCGACAAAATAAGACAGAAGGAGAACGGACATTATGAGATGCCACTTCCCTTCAAAGGCAATGGTCTACCTTCACTTCCTAACAATAAAAGGCTAGCCACTGTTCGGCTGCAACACCTGAAGAAAAGGTTAAAGTCTAACAGACAGTATTATGACCACTACTTGACCTTCATGGATGAAATAATCGAAAGGGGTGATGCAGAGCTAGCACCTCCAGCATCTGAAGGAGACACTGTTTGGTACATCCCACATCATGGAGTGTACCACCCAAGGAAGCCAGATAAGTTAAGAGTAGTCTTTGATTGCTCAGCTAAGTTCTGTGGAATCTCTTTAAACGACACCCTACTGACAGGTCCAGACCTTATCAACTCACTCGTGGGAGTCCTGTGTCGCTTTAGAAGGGAAGCAGTAGCTGTGACATGTGACATTGAAAGGATGTTCCACCAGTTCTATGTCTCTCCTGAAGGTCGCAATTACTTGAGATTTCTCTGGTGGAAAGACGGACAGTTGGAAACTGAACCTCAAGAGTATAGGATGACAGTCCACCTTTTTGGTGCTGCATCTTCCCCAGGGTGTGCCAACTTTGGCCTTAAGTATTTAGCGCAACAGCACAAGGCTAACTACCCTTTAGCCTCAGAGTTTGTAGAAAAAAACTTCTACGTGGATGATGGATTAATCAGTGTCCCAACAGTGCAGGAAGCTAAAGATCTGATTCTCCAGACACAACAATTGTGCAAGGTTGCAGGCCTACATCTGCATaagttcaattcaaatcaaattgaCGTCCTCTCTTGCGTAGCCCCCTCGGAAAGGGCAGTAGCCACCAATTCCCTTAATCTCCAACTAGATGTGATACCAGACAGACACGTGCTTGGCATTCAGTGGTTAATAGAAAATGACACCTTCACTTTCAACCTAAATACAAAGGACCATCCTTCAACTCGCCGTGGCCTCCTAGCGGTTATAGCCTCTCTGTTCGACCCACTTGGTTTTGTGGCTCCTTTTACTTTAATGGGAAAACGCATACTACAGGAGCTATGTCGTAGAGGCATTGAATGGGACGATCCAATTCCTGAGTGCATGCGCTCACGGTGGGAGCAGTGGAAAAATGGACTCCAAGGATTAAAGGAAATAGCTATACCAAGGTGTTATCATCCTCATAACTTTGGTAACATTGTTAGAGTGGAATTGCACCACTTTTCAGATGCTAGTATTGTAGGATATGGCTCATGTTCCTACTTAAGTTATAAAAATGACAAGGACGAGATTCATTGTTGTCTTGTTATGGCTAAGGCACGGGTTGCACCTTTAAAAATCATAAGCATCCCAAGATTAGAGCTGTCAGCTGCAGTTACCTCAGCCAAGATGAGTGTTATGCTGAAGGCAGAGCTAGAGATTAAAATTGATGAAGAATTCTTTTGGACTGACTCTCAGGTCGTGCTGGCTTACATCAACAATGAAGCACGGAGATTCAATGTGTTTGTGGCAAACCGTGTTCAACTAATAAGAGAGTGTACAGACCCAAGTCAATGGCATTATGTTGACACAGCACAAAACCCAGCTGACCATGCCTCGAGAGGTCTTGAGGCAGGAGAGATCTCTTCAGTTAGTTGGTTATCAGGGCCCAAGTTTCTATGGGAACAAGAGGCGCTCTCACCACCTAAGCCCTCTACCGAGCTGCTGGTTGGAGATCCCAAGGTTAAGTCAATTCGAGTATTTGTAAGTCAGGTCAGTGCGGTTGAAGATATTATAAGCCGCTTGAGTCGTTTCTCCATGTGGACAACAGTTGTCAAAGTTGTCGCAAGAATCAAAAGACTAGGGTCCAAACTAAAACAGCACAGTGACTTTGTCACTGTCGAGGAACGCAAGGGAGCTGCTAAAGTGATAATTAATCTCATCCAGCAACAGGCCTTCTCTAAAGAACTAAATATTCTTAAAGGTGACCTTAAGGAGGCAACTCTTCCAAGGTCAAGCCCTCTTTTCCGCCTTGATCCCATTCTGAATGAAGGACTGCTTCGTGTTGGGGGAAGATTGAAAGGGTCAACCCTCAGTCAAGAATTAAAGCATCCCATTATTCTGCCTAAAGATAGCCATATTACTAAGTTGATTCTATCTCACTACCATAACCAAATCCATCATCAGGGACGAACTCAAACCCTAATGGAACTCAGAGCTAACGGATTTTGGACCATCGGTGGAAGCAAATCAGTTGCTAAGCTGATCCACAAATGTGTGTGGTGCCGGAAATTAAGAAGACCGGCTGAAGAGCAAAGAATGTCTGAACTCCCTGTAGAACGCTGTGAGGCCTCAGCCCCCTTCACATTTTGTGGAATGGATTGCTTCGGCCCCTTTGTTGTTAAGAAGGGTCGCAAGGAGCACAAGAGATATGGACTCATCTTTACGTGCTTGTACTCTCGAGCAGTCCATATTGAAATGCTTGAGGATATGTCCACTGATGCTCTCATAAATGCTCTAAGGTGCTTTGTTAGCCTTAGAGGAGCTGTTAGCCAACTTCGCTGTGATCAGGGTTCAAATTTCGTGGGAGCCAAAAATGAGCTTAAGGAAGCCCTTAAACAATGTGATACAAAGGCATTGGAGACCTTTCTGGCAGATAAGCAGTGTGAGTTTATTTTCAACGCTCCTTCTGCAAGTCATGCAGGTGGCATTTGGGAGCGTCAGATTCGGTCCATTCGGAGTGTGTTGAATGTTACAATTGCACAATGTCAAGGAAGACTGGACGAGGCCTCTCTCAGAACACTATTTTACGAAGCGATGGCTATAATAAACAGCCGTCCATTGCATGTCGATGTAATCAATGACCCCATGTCACTAGAACCCTTGACTCCAAATCATATCATCCTGATGAAATCCAAGACTGCTTTACCCCCTCCTGGAAAGTTTGTTAAAGAGGACATGTATGCTGCAAAAAGGTGGCGCAGAGTACAATACTTAGTCGAACAATTCTGGAGCCGTTGGAAGAAAGAGTACCTGCTGAATGTTTCCGTAAGACAAAAATGGCACACACCTCGACGAAACTTGAAGGTGGATGACATAGTCATCATCAAGGAAGACTCACTTCCTAGGAATGAGTGGCGTCTTGGAAGAGTGGTTGAGACCACAGAAGGAATTGATGGTTTAGTCCGTCGTGTGAAAGTACAAGTTGCAGAGCGCAAGATGTCAGGGAAAAATTACCATCATTCCAAACCCTCAGTTATTGAACGACCGATTCAAAGGTTAGTTCTTTTAATAGAAAGTGAATAA